A genomic window from Pelagicoccus albus includes:
- a CDS encoding lipocalin-like domain-containing protein translates to MRTRLLTVLISSLLLLANLLGESRFKATNRDGYKIAVPGVELAFPEDHGSHPDFKTEWWYITGHLDNKKRDLGFQITFFRSANRDSDAQDLEQVYMAHAAIVDKSTGKFIHEERLNSADWNADAKTGELSAYNGNWYLRMIDSDTETMKTRFSLEGFGALELVLSPAKDKVLFGENGFSKKGNEVGAASYYITFPRLNVSGFFTDSGEKEPLEGVAWMDHEFSSSQLTEEQIGWNWSSIILDDGTEIMAYVMRREDGQADPNSKLTLIDKDGSKTELSSEQFTWDPERSWESQSSTARYPVEYEIRFDSKTIIVRPVTDDQELRGRIGDFVYWEGAGTVFDESGQKIGKAYTELTGYSESLYGKF, encoded by the coding sequence ATGAGAACAAGACTACTCACTGTATTGATCTCCAGTTTATTGCTGCTCGCCAACTTACTTGGTGAGTCACGTTTCAAGGCGACGAATCGGGACGGATACAAAATAGCTGTGCCAGGCGTTGAACTTGCGTTCCCTGAGGATCATGGAAGTCACCCCGACTTCAAAACGGAATGGTGGTACATTACCGGTCACCTTGATAACAAGAAGCGAGACCTAGGCTTCCAAATAACCTTCTTCCGATCTGCAAACCGCGATTCCGATGCCCAAGACCTAGAACAAGTCTACATGGCACACGCAGCGATAGTGGATAAATCAACAGGAAAATTCATTCATGAAGAAAGGCTTAACTCGGCAGATTGGAACGCGGACGCGAAAACGGGAGAACTGTCGGCTTACAATGGGAACTGGTATCTCCGTATGATCGATTCGGATACCGAAACGATGAAAACAAGATTTTCGCTCGAAGGTTTCGGCGCTCTCGAACTCGTTCTCTCCCCTGCCAAAGACAAGGTCTTGTTTGGTGAAAACGGATTCTCGAAAAAGGGCAACGAAGTGGGTGCTGCGAGCTACTACATCACATTTCCACGCCTCAATGTGTCTGGCTTCTTCACGGATTCGGGAGAAAAAGAGCCTCTAGAGGGCGTCGCGTGGATGGACCACGAATTTAGCTCCAGCCAATTGACCGAGGAACAAATTGGTTGGAACTGGAGCAGCATCATTCTAGATGATGGAACAGAAATCATGGCCTACGTCATGCGGCGAGAAGATGGGCAAGCCGACCCAAATTCAAAGCTCACCTTGATCGACAAAGACGGATCAAAAACCGAGCTCTCTAGCGAACAGTTCACATGGGACCCAGAGCGATCTTGGGAAAGCCAAAGCTCCACAGCGCGCTACCCCGTGGAATATGAAATCCGCTTCGACTCTAAGACCATAATCGTTCGTCCAGTAACTGACGATCAAGAATTGAGAGGGCGTATCGGCGACTTCGTCTATTGGGAAGGGGCCGGAACGGTATTCGACGAATCAGGACAGAAGATCGGAAAAGCGTACACCGAGTTAACTGGCTACTCGGAAAGTCTGTACGGGAAGTTCTGA
- a CDS encoding ABC transporter permease, whose translation MSQASQDLGLFLSLLHRFGIRYWLRHWPKLALLVSIVGLGTGAFLAIGLANRAATNSFDRFAQTVSGQSQIVVTAAVGDLSLNDLKRMRIALLDTEATLAPQIISSVRLATQSSPTDKPKDQSPVFTVIGTDLLAASNFLIRNDASSSFLETSLGTDSGGPLSESRKGVYAQAETSFAYGWDSESTLRFYLDDKLVELPWLGELPTLEGDRQAGANVLVMDWRWLSELQNKPLHADRVDIVWSDKLRSDAATEEALTLLTQANSGNWVIESQDQRQQTGATMTLALRMNLRALSALSLLVAICLLFQAMDSAVARRQSEIATLHSLGVSTRLTRLLWFADSLIVGAGGGTLGLALGYLMAQFSTKLVTQTVNTLYYKTGEAALTFSWSEAALAWILTVVFCALAGWWPARQAAKSPLIETMRTGPNRSTYSRSSYLLASLAFAILSVVAYKIPPLEAANGHYVPVGGYTMAITLIGLIASLSCVVLESAGAISSLKLGTASSLKIALSQFRMPVTRHRLALGGVTISVGMTAAMIFLIGSFESTVRSWITSTLQADLFIRPKAVSSSHDAPTISLETLRLISSKEQISDIGVIHMKPIRIQNLSTYVIGYDTDYINRIDHTTWIKRPDRLLDLKDGKTAIINESFASRFKKSVGDTVETHSPDGLRQFRVIGIMADYGNENGSLGIDQEAFKELTGETRPRAIALHAKTPDQIDSLAKELEEEHPGLNIMTNRWLREETLRIFNRVFSITYALEAIGLLISVVGLGSMLASLLIERRGEIDTLKRIGFGSKEIARSTLFEGLVLAAIGILSGLILGVCLGLILVYIINKQSFGWTLSVSIPWASLMGLSFLSLMGAGVVSYFVGLWSSRQPMQIEE comes from the coding sequence ATGAGCCAAGCCTCGCAAGATCTAGGACTATTCCTCAGCCTTCTCCACCGATTCGGCATTCGGTATTGGCTGAGGCACTGGCCCAAGTTGGCCTTGCTGGTATCCATCGTGGGCTTAGGCACAGGAGCTTTCCTCGCAATCGGCCTCGCGAATCGCGCCGCAACAAACAGCTTCGACCGTTTCGCCCAAACCGTATCCGGCCAAAGTCAAATTGTCGTAACTGCAGCGGTCGGCGATCTCTCTCTCAACGATCTCAAGCGGATGCGTATCGCCCTTTTGGACACCGAAGCCACGCTCGCTCCCCAAATAATTTCATCCGTGCGGCTTGCTACGCAGAGCTCACCGACTGACAAGCCCAAAGATCAATCTCCAGTTTTTACTGTAATTGGAACCGACCTGCTCGCCGCATCGAATTTCCTGATACGAAACGATGCGAGCTCCTCATTTCTAGAAACCTCGCTTGGAACGGATTCGGGCGGTCCACTCTCTGAGAGCCGTAAAGGTGTCTACGCCCAAGCTGAAACTTCTTTTGCCTACGGCTGGGATTCCGAGTCGACCCTCCGTTTTTACCTCGATGACAAGCTGGTCGAGCTTCCCTGGTTGGGAGAGCTGCCTACTCTCGAAGGCGATCGGCAGGCCGGGGCAAATGTTCTGGTTATGGATTGGCGATGGCTAAGCGAACTCCAAAACAAACCACTGCACGCCGATCGCGTGGACATAGTTTGGTCGGATAAATTGCGTTCGGATGCGGCAACCGAAGAGGCTTTAACCCTGCTGACGCAGGCCAACAGCGGAAATTGGGTAATTGAATCCCAAGATCAGCGCCAGCAGACGGGGGCAACAATGACCTTGGCCCTGCGCATGAACCTGCGAGCCCTGTCTGCCCTCTCTCTTCTCGTAGCCATTTGCTTACTCTTTCAGGCCATGGATAGTGCCGTCGCCCGGAGGCAGAGCGAAATCGCGACCTTGCACTCGCTCGGCGTATCCACACGGCTTACACGGCTACTCTGGTTCGCAGATTCCCTCATTGTAGGAGCAGGCGGAGGGACTCTGGGCCTAGCGTTGGGTTACTTGATGGCTCAGTTTTCGACGAAATTGGTAACACAAACCGTGAACACTCTGTACTACAAAACGGGTGAAGCGGCTCTAACCTTTTCATGGAGCGAGGCCGCTCTCGCCTGGATCCTAACCGTGGTTTTCTGTGCATTGGCAGGTTGGTGGCCAGCTCGCCAAGCCGCGAAATCTCCCCTGATCGAAACCATGCGGACCGGACCGAACCGCTCCACTTACTCGCGCAGCTCTTACCTTTTAGCGAGCTTGGCCTTCGCCATACTATCTGTAGTCGCATACAAGATACCGCCACTGGAGGCAGCGAATGGGCATTATGTACCAGTAGGCGGATACACAATGGCGATCACGCTTATCGGCCTGATCGCCAGCCTGAGCTGTGTTGTTCTGGAATCAGCCGGAGCAATAAGTTCTCTAAAATTGGGAACTGCCAGCAGCCTGAAGATCGCTCTTAGCCAGTTCAGAATGCCGGTCACGCGCCATCGACTTGCCCTAGGGGGAGTAACGATTTCTGTCGGCATGACCGCTGCGATGATTTTCCTGATCGGCAGCTTTGAATCAACGGTCAGATCCTGGATAACAAGCACCTTGCAGGCGGATTTATTTATTCGCCCCAAAGCCGTGAGCTCCTCCCATGACGCCCCTACGATTTCTCTCGAGACCTTGAGGCTGATCAGCTCAAAGGAGCAAATTAGCGACATAGGGGTCATCCACATGAAACCGATTCGTATCCAGAATCTTTCGACCTATGTGATTGGATACGACACCGACTACATCAACCGAATCGATCACACAACCTGGATAAAACGGCCCGATCGACTGCTAGACCTGAAGGACGGTAAGACGGCGATCATCAACGAATCCTTCGCCAGCCGATTCAAAAAATCAGTTGGAGACACGGTGGAAACACATTCTCCAGACGGGCTTCGACAATTTCGAGTCATTGGCATCATGGCGGACTACGGAAACGAAAATGGGAGTCTCGGCATTGACCAAGAGGCCTTCAAAGAACTCACCGGCGAAACCCGTCCTCGGGCAATCGCACTGCACGCCAAGACCCCAGATCAAATCGACTCGCTCGCCAAAGAACTCGAAGAAGAGCACCCGGGTCTAAACATCATGACGAATCGCTGGCTGCGGGAAGAAACGCTGAGAATCTTCAACCGCGTCTTCTCTATCACCTACGCCTTGGAAGCGATAGGCTTACTCATTTCAGTGGTGGGCCTCGGGTCCATGCTTGCGTCTCTGCTTATCGAGCGGAGAGGCGAGATCGACACCCTGAAGCGAATCGGTTTTGGGTCTAAAGAAATTGCCCGCAGCACCCTTTTCGAAGGCTTGGTGCTCGCCGCAATCGGGATACTATCCGGCCTAATACTCGGCGTCTGTTTGGGACTCATACTTGTATATATCATCAACAAACAATCCTTCGGATGGACTTTAAGCGTATCCATTCCTTGGGCATCACTAATGGGCTTGAGCTTTCTATCACTAATGGGAGCAGGTGTCGTATCTTACTTCGTGGGCTTGTGGAGCTCTAGACAACCCATGCAAATCGAGGAATGA
- a CDS encoding FG-GAP repeat domain-containing protein has translation MRSPRSIWNPSPYLVIASLALSACAPSEKDIKLPPPPEETTLVDLDRFVGEEIGVPIGDARPWVTHLRSVDLDQDGRLDLIGCEAKDSEVVWLRQLEDGNFNEILIAPNAQAPVHAEAYDMDADGDLDVLVSCMNIVFPNNDKIGTLMVLENDGSQNFTQRILLENVDRVTDARAADFDKDGDLDIAVGQFGYDQGEVRWLRNLGDWKFESEVVLSLSGTINVTVDDYTGDGWLDFAAIVSQQWEEIHLFENDRNGGFLKSRVIWGSTNDDYASSGMTSGDLNRDGKPDLIFTNGDGFGPNAVPGPRPWHGVQWLENKGNGFFKYHRIADLGGAYSPEIVDIDDDGDMDVIALSSFNDWANPKAESMVLYENDGRMNFQAIVLAHDPIQLLTVDTGVYDSSGRQSIVTGGLHAYQPYERMSRFMIWRPNK, from the coding sequence ATGAGATCACCCCGTTCTATCTGGAACCCCTCTCCTTATCTCGTGATTGCGAGCCTTGCACTCTCGGCCTGCGCTCCGTCGGAAAAGGACATCAAGCTCCCACCTCCCCCCGAGGAAACAACCTTGGTGGACTTGGATCGCTTTGTGGGGGAAGAAATCGGAGTCCCGATCGGCGATGCCCGTCCATGGGTAACGCACCTTCGAAGTGTCGACCTCGATCAGGATGGCAGGCTAGACCTCATCGGTTGCGAGGCGAAAGACAGCGAGGTCGTCTGGCTCCGTCAGCTCGAGGATGGAAACTTCAACGAAATCCTGATCGCTCCAAACGCCCAGGCCCCCGTGCATGCCGAAGCCTACGATATGGACGCGGATGGAGACCTCGACGTCCTCGTATCATGCATGAACATTGTCTTCCCAAACAATGACAAGATTGGGACCCTCATGGTACTGGAGAACGATGGTAGCCAAAATTTCACCCAGCGTATTCTGTTGGAGAACGTGGATCGGGTAACGGATGCTCGAGCCGCTGATTTTGACAAGGATGGAGATCTCGATATCGCGGTGGGCCAGTTCGGCTACGACCAAGGAGAGGTTCGTTGGCTCCGGAATTTAGGAGATTGGAAATTCGAGTCCGAAGTCGTCTTGAGCCTATCTGGCACCATCAATGTAACCGTAGATGACTATACAGGTGACGGATGGCTCGATTTCGCAGCGATCGTCTCACAGCAGTGGGAAGAAATCCACTTATTCGAGAACGACCGCAATGGCGGCTTTTTGAAGAGCCGAGTAATCTGGGGCTCGACCAATGACGACTATGCTTCCTCCGGCATGACCTCAGGAGACTTGAACCGCGACGGGAAGCCAGACCTTATTTTCACTAACGGTGACGGATTCGGACCCAATGCGGTTCCAGGCCCACGTCCATGGCACGGCGTGCAATGGCTCGAGAATAAAGGAAATGGCTTTTTCAAATACCACCGAATCGCCGACCTAGGAGGTGCCTACAGCCCAGAAATCGTGGATATCGACGACGATGGCGATATGGACGTCATCGCACTCTCCAGTTTCAACGATTGGGCGAATCCGAAAGCCGAATCCATGGTTCTCTACGAGAACGACGGACGCATGAACTTCCAAGCAATTGTACTCGCCCACGACCCGATTCAGCTACTTACAGTTGATACCGGAGTATACGACTCCAGCGGACGGCAGAGTATTGTCACAGGCGGGCTGCACGCCTACCAGCCTTACGAGCGCATGAGCCGCTTCATGATTTGGCGTCCTAACAAATAG